AAATCTCCAATTCGCAAAGTCCTTCTCGTGCTGACGCTTAAATATTCATTTCTTAGAAGTTGAGTTCGATCATAAAACAGCCTTGCCGTGCAAGGCTGTTTTGTGTGTTAATGTCACTCCAAAGGGGGACGATGGAAATTTCCGCTCTTTTTTATGCGGATTTTGCTTGCCAGTAACAGCAAATTCTTAAATCCTATCATAATAATGTCGATTTATTATTTCATGTAATATAATATCAAATAAAGTGTAGCGTATTCCAAGATTTGTATAGAGATAAGCGACGTCCAACATTAACGAAATGATATTAACTTTGCAACAATTACCGCCACGTGACGCAATGATTTGCTGATCGGCTCGGCTCCATCGAGAACTACTAGGCGCGCAGCAAGTAATTAACTACGGGGGGTACAGAGGGCGAGGCGCCGTTGATTGACGGCCCGGAATTCACGTTCTGGGGCGGCTTGGGCTGGTCCATTTTGTTCTTCGAGGGGAGTTTGGAAATCTGTAACCCTTATGGCGTGATGGTGAATTTCCACGATTCTAGCATAGTCGGATTCGACGATCTTTCCAATGCAGAAGAGATGTTCGAGGAGAGTGATTGTCCATGAAGGAGCACTAGAGAGGACACCAAACAATCAATGCCGAAAATGAATTTCATAAGGCGCTGAAGTATTTGGATTTTGGCAAGTTGGAACTGTGATTTACAATTAGCCGTATTCCGGATCAGAAAGCGCATTACAGCGCATGACGCATGAACTTCTTCATCACGATAAGGTTGTAGCGGTTTTTGCAGGATCAATTCGACAATGCGCTGCCGTCAGAATATATGAAGGTAAGCGCGAAAATGAATTTATATCGGAGTATAAAGGAGCATTAGATAAACATGGATTTCACTCTCGAAACGATTCTGGACAAAATGAAACAGGAGATCGATAAATGGATTGCCTATATTAGCGATAAGGACGCGGAACGAATCGTGAAACGAACTTCGCTGCAGGTGGGCATTCACGATCACGCGCTGCTCGAATATACCAAAGGCAAAGTGAACGTGAGCGATAAGGAGCTCAACTTTACGATGCCGGGAGGCAAGACCAGGCACGGCGAGTCGCTGACCGAGGAAAAAGTGCGAGAGTGGATCGTCCCTGAGCTTTCTTCTTATGTGCGGCATAAATTGGACGAGCTGCCGCGCTCGTTAATTGATTATCAATTTACATTTAACGGAAAGTTTCGGGCGCGAGAAGGCAGTGTCAACGTTCGTATTCTCGAATATGTCGATGAGACGAAGAAAAAACAATTGCAGGAACGAATCTCCATCTATATTGTGAATAAGCTCGAACCGGGAATATATCCGACCAAACCCTTGGAGACGTTTTTCCTCTCCAGGCACCTGTTGGACGAGCGGTTGTTTCCTGATTTGGATGCCGACCGGATCATTTCCATTTTCGAGAACATTCAACAAGTGAATAAAGGGAACAAACATCTTGTAGAGCATCGTTCTTATCTAATTAGCGCATTGCGGAATTGGGCGGAGAATCAGTGGTTGCCACGTTATTTCGATAATATTGGGACACAGTGGCAGAGAGAATATAAGAAAAAGTGTGACGCCCGGCTGGAAGATACCGAGCAAGGTCCGATCGAACTGGTCATCTATGCCGCGATGTTGATTCTGAAATACGAGCCCTCCCACAGCAGAAGCACGGGATTGGCTATTTTGAATTGCGCTATCGAGTTGGGAAGCGCCCGGGCAAAACGTTTGACGAAGGAAGGCAGCGGAACGTTCGCCAAGGAAGACGTCAGCTTGAAGGACGAACTGGCGGAATGCGCAGCCAACGATGTTTTTGCCGAGGCGACCATAGCCATTAAGCAGGAAACGGAGGAGAGCTACGCGCGTGCACTCCGGTTTCTGACTCGCCTATTAGGCATAGGCTTCCCCAAAAGCTACCAAATCAAGCTGAAATCCGGCGTCAAGCAGTGGCTGCCTATCAAAGGGTTGGCCAAGTCGGGCACGCATCGCTTCTTCGCCAACGCTCTGGAATATCCGAATTTGCATCCCTTACTGGAGGAGTACGCCCGGGCGGCGATGGAACCGTTCGAATGGTATGAGGATACGGATGGGGAAAAAAATTGCATGCCGGGTAGTTATGCGATCTTCGGCCTCGGATTGGCGGAT
Above is a window of Paenibacillus uliginis N3/975 DNA encoding:
- a CDS encoding DUF6138 family protein, which codes for MDFTLETILDKMKQEIDKWIAYISDKDAERIVKRTSLQVGIHDHALLEYTKGKVNVSDKELNFTMPGGKTRHGESLTEEKVREWIVPELSSYVRHKLDELPRSLIDYQFTFNGKFRAREGSVNVRILEYVDETKKKQLQERISIYIVNKLEPGIYPTKPLETFFLSRHLLDERLFPDLDADRIISIFENIQQVNKGNKHLVEHRSYLISALRNWAENQWLPRYFDNIGTQWQREYKKKCDARLEDTEQGPIELVIYAAMLILKYEPSHSRSTGLAILNCAIELGSARAKRLTKEGSGTFAKEDVSLKDELAECAANDVFAEATIAIKQETEESYARALRFLTRLLGIGFPKSYQIKLKSGVKQWLPIKGLAKSGTHRFFANALEYPNLHPLLEEYARAAMEPFEWYEDTDGEKNCMPGSYAIFGLGLADRAYFPLVEEYMGKVDEEHQTVQNDFTVALAERHGVSAETIPTLVKCMLYCTDSMKLKIKSDMEDDRHLRLLLDQVRGLQYYEVEHIVYLIWGETDKLKKIAAKAEGDRGQWLSELAQAASRG